One part of the Denticeps clupeoides chromosome 16, fDenClu1.1, whole genome shotgun sequence genome encodes these proteins:
- the rerglb gene encoding RERG/RAS-like b, whose protein sequence is MNDIKLALLGSQGAGKSAVLVRFLTKRFIGEYASNANSLYRKRLSIDGRQLSLEVFDPCSQSGGSRCILEEPVEWADGFIVVYDISDRMSFLGAKNILHQIKETRGETCKGEVDIPICLVGNKQDLCHSRAVSEEEGRSIAQEHKCHFQEVSAAENYLEISNLFTKLIRHVMEHLKYRADRRRYSGSKSMAKLINNVFGKRRKSV, encoded by the exons ATGAATGACATCAAGCTAGCACTGCTGGGCAGCCAGGGAGCTGGAAAGTCAG CTGTGTTGGTGAGATTTCTGACAAAACGCTTCATCGGGGAATATGCATCCAATGCCA ACTCCTTATACCGTAAAAGGCTCTCCATTGATGGAAGGCAGTTGAGTCTGGAAGTCTTTGATCCATGCTCACAG AGCGGCGGGAGCAGATGTATCCTGGAGGAGCCGGTGGAGTGGGCCGACGGCTTCATCGTGGTGTATGACATCAGTGACCGAATGTCCTTCCTCGGTGCCAAAAACATCCTGCACCAGATCAAAGAGACCCGCGGGGAGACCTGTAAGGG GGAGGTGGACATCCCCATTTGTCTGGTGGGCAACAAACAGGACCTGTGCCACAGCCGGGCAGTGAGTGAGGAGGAGGGCCGCTCCATCGCCCAGGAGCACAAGTGCCACTTCCAGGAGGTCTCAGCAGCGGAGAACTACTTGGAGATCTCCAACCTTTTCACCAAGCTCATTCGACACGTGATGGAGCATCTGAAATACCGCGCTGATCGCCGGCGCTACAGCGGCTCCAAATCCATGGCCAAGCTCATCAACAACGTGTTCGGCAAGAGGAGGAAGTCCGTCTGA